From a single Micromonospora pallida genomic region:
- a CDS encoding MDR family MFS transporter, whose protein sequence is MTAPAPPAGVADAVAGRMSRREVLQALSGLMVGLFVSILASTVVANALPRIIADLHGSQTVYTWIVTTELLAMTATVPLWGKMADLYSRKLLIQLSLGLFVVGSLLAGLTPNVELLIVSRIVQGVGAGGMTALATIVMAAMIPPREMGRYAGIFGAVFGVGTIAGPLIGGVLVDTSWLGWRWCFLIGVPFSILSIVLLQRTLHLPVVRREVRIDWAGAFLITTGVSTLLVWSSLAGHKFDWASGWSALMVLGGVALLAAAVWVESRAAEPIIPLDLFRNRTVALTTVASVLVGVAMFGGTVFLSQYFQISLGKSPTVAGLMSLPMIFGLLVSSTVAGQLITKYGRWKAYLVAGGLTMTVGMLLLGTINAETNMLLLSVYMAVLGIGVGMLMQNLVLAAQNDVPAHELGAATSMLTFFRSMGGAIGVSALGAVLANRITSLMTEKLGPLAAGGASGGTHEVPDMSLLPGPVREIVQDVYGTATAELFLIGAPIALLALVAVLFIKEKPLHTLSGDERLVQEEAAGLTLKH, encoded by the coding sequence ATGACCGCTCCCGCGCCGCCAGCCGGTGTCGCCGACGCCGTCGCCGGGCGCATGTCCCGTCGTGAGGTGCTCCAAGCCCTCTCCGGTCTGATGGTCGGCCTCTTCGTGTCGATCCTCGCCTCCACGGTCGTGGCCAACGCGCTGCCCCGGATCATCGCGGATCTGCACGGCAGCCAGACCGTCTACACCTGGATCGTCACCACCGAGCTGCTCGCCATGACGGCTACCGTGCCGCTCTGGGGCAAGATGGCCGACCTGTACAGCCGCAAGCTGTTGATCCAGCTCTCGTTGGGGCTGTTCGTGGTGGGCTCGCTGCTCGCCGGACTCACCCCGAACGTGGAGCTCCTGATCGTCAGCCGGATCGTGCAGGGCGTCGGCGCCGGCGGCATGACGGCGCTGGCCACCATCGTGATGGCCGCGATGATCCCGCCCCGGGAGATGGGTCGCTACGCCGGTATCTTCGGCGCGGTCTTCGGGGTCGGCACGATCGCCGGCCCGCTGATCGGCGGTGTGCTGGTGGACACCTCCTGGCTGGGCTGGCGCTGGTGCTTCCTGATCGGCGTGCCGTTCTCGATCCTGTCGATCGTCCTGCTCCAGCGGACCCTGCACCTGCCGGTCGTCCGCCGCGAGGTCCGCATCGACTGGGCCGGCGCCTTCCTGATCACCACCGGCGTCTCCACCCTGCTGGTCTGGTCCTCGCTGGCCGGGCACAAGTTCGACTGGGCGTCCGGCTGGAGCGCCCTGATGGTGCTCGGCGGGGTCGCGCTGCTCGCGGCGGCGGTGTGGGTGGAGTCCCGCGCCGCCGAGCCGATCATCCCGCTGGACCTGTTCCGGAACCGGACCGTCGCGCTCACCACCGTCGCCAGCGTGCTGGTCGGGGTGGCGATGTTCGGCGGCACGGTCTTCCTGTCGCAGTACTTCCAGATCTCGCTGGGTAAGTCCCCGACGGTCGCCGGCCTGATGAGCCTGCCGATGATCTTCGGCCTGCTGGTGTCGTCGACGGTCGCCGGGCAGCTCATCACCAAGTACGGCCGGTGGAAGGCGTACCTGGTGGCTGGTGGCCTCACGATGACCGTCGGCATGCTTTTGCTCGGCACCATCAACGCCGAGACCAACATGCTGCTGCTGTCGGTCTACATGGCGGTGCTGGGCATCGGCGTCGGCATGCTCATGCAGAACCTGGTGCTGGCCGCGCAGAACGACGTGCCCGCGCACGAGCTCGGCGCCGCCACCTCCATGCTGACCTTCTTCCGGAGCATGGGCGGGGCGATCGGGGTGAGCGCCCTCGGCGCTGTCCTGGCCAACCGGATCACCTCGCTGATGACCGAGAAGCTCGGCCCGCTCGCCGCCGGCGGTGCCAGCGGCGGGACCCACGAGGTGCCGGACATGTCCCTGCTGCCCGGCCCGGTCCGCGAGATCGTGCAGGACGTGTACGGGACCGCCACCGCCGAGCTGTTCCTGATCGGTGCGCCGATCGCGCTGCTCGCGCTGGTCGCCGTGCTGTTCATCAAGGAGAAGCCGCTGCACACGCTCAGCGGTGACGAGCGGCTCGTCCAGGAGGAAGCGGCGGGGCTCACGCTCAAGCACTGA
- a CDS encoding ATP-binding protein, with the protein MTALRPHAEQQYADELAELSATDDRPRPPGWRLSPQAVVTYLLGDGAKITPKYVGPRRLMEIAVATLATDRALLLLGVPGTAKTWVSEHLAAAISGDSTLLVQGTAGTAEEAIRYGWNYARLLAEGPSPAALVPSPVMRAMETGTIARVEELTRVPSDVQDTLITILSEKTLPVPELTSEVQAQRGFNIIATANDRDRGVNELSSALRRRFNTVVLPVPASAEEEVDIVTRRVAQLGRSLDLPEVPAAVEEIRRVVTIFRELRTGLTEDGRTKLKSPTGTLSTAEAISVLTNGMALAAHFGDGVLRPADVAAGIVGAVIKDPVSDAVVWREYLETVVREREEWRAFYRAARDA; encoded by the coding sequence ATGACCGCGCTACGTCCGCACGCCGAGCAGCAGTACGCCGACGAACTGGCCGAGCTGTCCGCCACGGACGACCGGCCCCGCCCGCCGGGCTGGCGGCTCTCGCCCCAGGCGGTGGTGACCTACCTGCTCGGCGACGGCGCCAAGATCACCCCGAAGTACGTCGGACCGCGTCGGCTGATGGAGATCGCGGTGGCGACCCTGGCCACCGACCGCGCGCTGCTGCTGCTCGGGGTGCCCGGCACCGCGAAGACCTGGGTCTCCGAGCACCTGGCGGCGGCGATCAGCGGTGACTCGACGTTGCTGGTGCAGGGCACCGCGGGCACCGCCGAGGAGGCCATCCGGTACGGCTGGAACTACGCCCGGCTGCTCGCCGAGGGGCCCTCCCCGGCAGCCTTGGTGCCGAGCCCGGTGATGCGGGCGATGGAGACCGGCACGATCGCCCGGGTCGAGGAGCTGACCCGGGTCCCGTCCGACGTGCAGGACACCCTCATCACCATCCTGTCCGAGAAGACCCTGCCGGTGCCGGAGCTGACCTCCGAGGTGCAGGCCCAGCGTGGTTTCAACATCATCGCCACCGCCAACGACCGGGACCGGGGCGTCAACGAGCTGTCCAGCGCGTTGCGCCGCCGGTTCAACACGGTGGTGCTTCCGGTGCCCGCTTCCGCCGAGGAGGAGGTGGACATCGTCACCCGGCGGGTGGCCCAGCTCGGCCGCTCGCTCGACCTGCCCGAGGTGCCGGCGGCGGTGGAGGAGATCCGCCGGGTGGTGACGATCTTCCGGGAGCTGCGTACCGGGTTGACCGAGGACGGCCGCACCAAGCTGAAGTCCCCCACCGGCACCCTCTCCACGGCCGAGGCGATCTCCGTGCTGACCAACGGGATGGCCCTGGCCGCGCACTTCGGCGACGGGGTGCTGCGCCCGGCCGACGTGGCCGCCGGCATCGTCGGCGCGGTGATCAAGGACCCGGTCTCCGACGCCGTGGTGTGGCGGGAGTACCTGGAGACGGTGGTCCGCGAGCGCGAGGAGTGGCGGGCCTTCTACCGCGCCGCCCGCGATGCCTGA
- a CDS encoding VWA domain-containing protein: MTTSTDALPEGDATSPQADGDADRERLRRWRMVLGGAADGACGRLSGGDATMDGALAALYDRDGEGDGSSSRRQAGLGGSAPRVARWLGDIRQYFPSTVVQVMQADAIERLNLTRLLLEPEMLAAVEPDVHLVGTLLSLNRVMPDQTREAARQVVRRVVEELERRIAQRTKAAVTGALNRATRINRPRHADIDWDRTIRANLKHYQQEHRTVIPERLVGYGRRTTAVQRDVVLCVDQSGSMAASVVYSGVFAAVLASMRSLRTSLVVFDTAVVDLTDQLSDPVEVLFGTQLGGGTDINRAIGYSQQLITRPRDSIFVLISDLYEGGVREQMLRRVAEMTAAGVQVVVLLALSDEGAPAYDRQNAAALAALGVPAFACTPDAFPDLMAAAIERRDLVAFAERFADR, translated from the coding sequence ATGACCACCTCGACCGACGCCCTGCCGGAGGGCGACGCGACGTCCCCTCAGGCCGACGGGGACGCGGACCGGGAGCGGCTGCGTCGCTGGCGGATGGTGCTCGGCGGGGCCGCCGACGGCGCCTGTGGCCGCCTCTCCGGCGGCGACGCCACGATGGACGGGGCGTTGGCCGCTCTCTACGACCGCGACGGCGAGGGTGACGGCAGTTCGTCCCGGCGTCAGGCCGGGCTCGGCGGCTCGGCGCCCCGGGTGGCGCGCTGGCTCGGGGATATCCGCCAGTACTTTCCGTCGACCGTGGTGCAGGTCATGCAGGCCGACGCGATCGAGCGGCTCAACCTCACCCGACTGCTGCTGGAACCGGAGATGCTCGCCGCGGTCGAGCCGGACGTGCACCTGGTCGGCACGCTGCTCTCACTGAACCGGGTCATGCCGGACCAGACCAGGGAGGCCGCCCGGCAGGTGGTCCGCCGGGTGGTCGAGGAGTTGGAGCGGCGGATCGCGCAGCGGACCAAGGCGGCGGTGACGGGGGCGCTGAACCGGGCCACCCGGATCAACCGCCCCCGGCACGCCGACATCGACTGGGACCGGACGATCCGCGCCAACCTCAAGCACTACCAGCAGGAGCACCGCACGGTGATTCCCGAGCGACTGGTGGGGTACGGACGGCGTACCACGGCGGTGCAGCGGGACGTGGTGCTCTGCGTCGACCAGTCCGGGTCGATGGCCGCCTCGGTGGTCTACTCGGGGGTGTTCGCCGCGGTGCTGGCCTCGATGCGCTCGCTGCGTACCTCACTGGTGGTCTTCGACACCGCGGTCGTGGACCTCACCGACCAGCTCAGCGACCCGGTGGAGGTGCTGTTCGGCACGCAACTGGGCGGGGGCACCGACATCAACCGGGCGATCGGCTACAGCCAACAGTTGATCACGCGTCCCCGGGACAGCATCTTCGTCCTGATCAGCGACCTCTATGAGGGCGGGGTGCGGGAGCAGATGCTGCGCCGGGTGGCGGAGATGACCGCCGCCGGAGTCCAGGTAGTCGTGCTGCTGGCGCTCTCCGACGAGGGTGCCCCGGCCTACGACCGGCAGAACGCCGCCGCGCTGGCCGCGCTCGGGGTGCCGGCCTTCGCCTGCACGCCGGACGCCTTTCCCGACCTGATGGCCGCCGCCATCGAACGCCGTGACCTGGTGGCCTTCGCCGAACGGTTCGCCGACCGGTGA
- a CDS encoding TetR family transcriptional regulator — MTTTEGRRDRRKRQTRATLSTTALRMVAEHGLDHVTVDEISEAAGVSPRTFFNYFGCKDEAVVGNAVVDEARLDARLAAVPADVPAVAALRTAFAELVDDIQADRDLWSLRMQVVERNPALLSRLVTIGVRNERTITAAVAARLGLPGDHDYPALVAAVTGAALRSCLGQWARSGGTRPLTDLVDEAFAALAAGLPEPAHHP; from the coding sequence GTGACCACCACGGAGGGGCGCCGCGACCGCCGGAAGCGGCAGACCCGGGCGACGTTGAGCACGACCGCGCTGCGCATGGTCGCCGAGCACGGGCTCGACCACGTCACGGTGGACGAGATCAGTGAGGCCGCCGGCGTATCGCCGCGGACCTTCTTCAACTACTTCGGCTGCAAGGACGAGGCGGTCGTCGGAAACGCGGTGGTCGACGAGGCGCGCCTCGATGCACGGCTGGCCGCCGTCCCCGCCGACGTGCCGGCGGTGGCCGCCCTCCGGACCGCCTTCGCCGAACTGGTCGACGATATCCAGGCCGACCGAGACCTGTGGTCCCTGCGTATGCAGGTGGTCGAACGGAACCCGGCGCTGCTGTCCCGGCTGGTCACCATCGGGGTGCGGAACGAGCGGACGATCACCGCGGCGGTCGCCGCCCGCCTGGGCCTCCCCGGCGACCACGACTACCCGGCGCTGGTCGCCGCCGTCACCGGCGCCGCGCTGCGGAGCTGTCTGGGCCAGTGGGCCCGCAGCGGCGGCACGCGCCCCCTCACCGACCTCGTCGACGAGGCGTTTGCCGCCCTCGCCGCCGGCCTCCCAGAACCAGCGCACCATCCGTGA
- a CDS encoding SAM-dependent methyltransferase, which yields MSRSDAETRTGAAPSGVDTSVPHSARIYDWWLGGKDNFAVDRATGAAMLEAIPTLRMMAAENRRFVHRMARYLVTHAGIRQFLDVGTGIPTRPNLHEVAQAVAPQTRVVYVDNDPIVLAHARALMISNPEGRSEYIHADLRDPDRILAEVSRGGTLDLTQPVALTLIAILMLLGDADDPVGRVRALADALPSGSYLVITHPTPDFNPEAVGAAVAAATGNGMTLVPRTRAEVGRFFDGWELVEPGIVPVPAWRPDGDPPADPEAVYYWAGVARKP from the coding sequence ATGTCGCGCAGTGACGCAGAAACGCGGACAGGGGCCGCGCCGTCCGGGGTGGACACGTCCGTGCCCCACTCCGCCCGGATCTACGACTGGTGGCTCGGCGGCAAGGACAACTTCGCCGTCGACCGGGCCACCGGCGCCGCGATGCTGGAGGCGATCCCGACGCTGCGGATGATGGCCGCCGAGAATCGCCGCTTCGTCCACCGGATGGCCCGCTACCTGGTCACCCACGCCGGTATCCGGCAGTTCCTCGACGTCGGCACCGGCATCCCCACCCGGCCGAACCTGCACGAGGTCGCCCAGGCGGTCGCCCCGCAGACCCGCGTGGTGTACGTCGACAACGACCCGATTGTGCTGGCCCACGCCCGAGCCCTGATGATCAGCAACCCGGAGGGGCGCAGCGAGTACATCCACGCGGACCTGCGCGACCCGGACCGGATCCTCGCCGAGGTGTCCCGGGGCGGGACGCTCGACCTGACGCAGCCGGTGGCGCTGACCCTGATCGCGATCCTGATGCTGCTCGGCGACGCCGACGACCCGGTGGGTCGGGTGCGCGCCCTGGCCGACGCGTTGCCCTCCGGCAGTTACCTGGTGATCACCCACCCCACGCCGGACTTCAACCCGGAGGCGGTCGGCGCGGCGGTGGCCGCCGCGACCGGCAACGGGATGACCCTGGTGCCGCGCACCCGGGCCGAGGTCGGGCGCTTCTTCGACGGGTGGGAGCTGGTCGAGCCGGGCATCGTGCCGGTGCCGGCGTGGCGGCCCGACGGCGATCCGCCGGCCGACCCCGAGGCGGTCTACTACTGGGCCGGAGTCGCCCGTAAGCCCTGA
- a CDS encoding DUF5691 domain-containing protein has translation MPVERWSTTQVLAVAPDPSAARAARGVSGAAKWLASGLTGEVLWGLCKGSGKNPYQVCVDLSGPAYRCSCPSRKFPCKHALGLLLFWAETGVGDAAAPDWVREWQAGREARAARAAAPRDTAGPADPAAAAKRAKERATRVAAGLDELRRWLDDQVDQGLATAERSGAAPFEAMAARLVDAQAPAVAGAVRRLGRTAGVGAHWSDRLLGELGLVRLLVTAHDRLDALPADLAATVRSRVGYPVTTDEVLATPQVRDRWQVLGQVDSADDKVTTRRIWLRGAESGRFALVLAFAAPGQTFPADLVPGTEVDADLCFYPGALPLRALVANRHGAPVPLPAPTGAVDVRAALSAYSTGLAADPWRESVPVLLAGVVPTREGHLVDQAGDALPLAPGHDQPWWLLAGAGGQPVDLAAELGPAGLRPLAAWADGCYLPAASGVPAGPDARIPELPTELLSAALVGTARRPWDGALAVAGRSLGTGGSGAAGVLETAAVALAYRRAGITPSAGRGRVPAAPAESTPALPVAPTVRLRMLLTEGGAPGGGQIQQDLLTEWLRLADRHGGHMPYDTLPALLDVGRRHRALRPLVSRLAGRRGRWLAGLHSEWGYLFDEVLDSTAPATGPGSGDDWETGTVGERLAYLTRLRARDPDAARELLAAGFAAENAPDRARFVQALEVGLSPADDAFLEGVLDDRRKEVRQAAVALLRQLPESGLRRRMTGRATACVRLDPGEKALTVDPPQDCDPAMRRDGVDPQAPRGIGARAWLLEQVVAGTPLAVWTVALGRSPAELVALAVADDWGPALRRGWARAAVEARAADWADALVAASPANRRGRDRLPDDLLWQLYEVLPADRLSGLVTDALHTDAARANRLLAMLAHDWSAELSATVADTVGAWARDQGRNSWYLSELCRITGTAATPALADRFHRLADQLAGDGADTARVRAVAQLAAVLAFRFEMHKEFT, from the coding sequence GTGCCTGTCGAACGTTGGTCCACCACACAGGTCCTCGCCGTCGCCCCTGACCCCTCCGCCGCCCGCGCCGCCCGTGGCGTCAGCGGCGCCGCGAAGTGGTTGGCGTCGGGGCTGACCGGCGAGGTCCTCTGGGGGCTGTGCAAGGGCAGCGGCAAGAACCCGTACCAGGTCTGCGTCGACCTGTCCGGGCCGGCGTACCGCTGTTCCTGCCCGAGCCGCAAGTTTCCCTGCAAACACGCCCTGGGTCTGCTGCTGTTCTGGGCCGAGACCGGGGTCGGCGACGCCGCCGCGCCGGACTGGGTGCGCGAGTGGCAGGCCGGGCGCGAGGCCCGCGCCGCCCGGGCCGCCGCACCACGGGACACCGCTGGTCCGGCGGATCCGGCCGCCGCCGCCAAGCGGGCCAAGGAGCGCGCCACCCGCGTGGCCGCCGGCCTGGACGAGCTGCGCCGGTGGCTGGACGACCAGGTGGACCAGGGGCTCGCCACGGCCGAGCGGTCCGGGGCCGCGCCCTTCGAGGCGATGGCCGCCCGGCTCGTGGACGCCCAGGCACCGGCGGTGGCCGGCGCGGTACGCCGCCTCGGCCGTACGGCGGGCGTCGGCGCGCACTGGTCCGACCGCCTCCTCGGCGAACTGGGCCTGGTCCGGCTGCTGGTGACCGCCCACGACCGGCTCGACGCGCTCCCCGCCGACCTGGCGGCCACCGTCCGGTCCCGGGTCGGCTACCCGGTCACCACCGACGAGGTGCTGGCCACCCCGCAGGTGCGGGACCGGTGGCAGGTCCTCGGACAGGTCGACTCCGCTGACGACAAGGTCACCACCCGTCGGATCTGGCTGCGCGGGGCGGAGAGCGGGCGGTTCGCGCTGGTCCTGGCGTTCGCCGCGCCCGGCCAGACGTTCCCCGCCGACCTGGTGCCCGGCACCGAGGTCGACGCCGACCTGTGCTTCTATCCGGGTGCGCTGCCGCTGCGGGCGCTGGTCGCCAACCGGCACGGCGCTCCGGTGCCACTGCCCGCCCCGACCGGCGCCGTCGACGTCCGGGCCGCCCTGTCGGCGTACTCGACCGGACTCGCCGCCGACCCGTGGCGGGAGTCGGTGCCGGTGCTGCTGGCCGGGGTCGTGCCCACTCGCGAGGGCCACCTGGTCGACCAGGCCGGGGACGCGCTGCCGCTGGCCCCCGGACACGACCAACCGTGGTGGCTGCTCGCCGGCGCCGGCGGTCAGCCGGTCGACCTCGCCGCCGAACTCGGGCCCGCCGGGTTGCGGCCCCTGGCCGCCTGGGCGGACGGCTGCTACCTGCCCGCCGCGTCGGGCGTGCCGGCTGGTCCGGACGCGCGCATTCCGGAACTCCCCACCGAGCTGCTCTCGGCCGCGCTGGTCGGCACGGCCCGCCGGCCATGGGACGGTGCCCTCGCGGTAGCCGGTCGGTCGCTTGGCACCGGCGGGAGCGGTGCGGCGGGCGTGCTGGAGACGGCCGCGGTGGCCCTGGCGTACCGGCGGGCGGGGATCACCCCGTCGGCTGGGCGGGGCCGGGTTCCCGCCGCACCCGCCGAGTCGACGCCGGCCCTGCCGGTCGCCCCGACGGTCCGGCTGCGCATGCTGCTCACCGAGGGCGGCGCGCCCGGCGGTGGACAGATCCAGCAGGACCTGCTCACCGAGTGGCTGCGCCTGGCCGACCGGCACGGCGGGCACATGCCCTACGACACGCTGCCGGCGCTGCTGGACGTCGGGCGGCGCCACCGGGCGCTGCGTCCCCTGGTGAGCCGGCTCGCCGGTCGACGCGGTCGGTGGCTGGCCGGCCTCCACTCGGAGTGGGGATACCTCTTCGACGAGGTCCTCGACTCGACCGCGCCGGCGACCGGTCCGGGCAGCGGGGACGACTGGGAGACCGGCACCGTCGGCGAACGGCTGGCGTACCTGACCCGGTTGCGGGCGCGCGACCCGGACGCCGCCCGCGAGCTCCTGGCGGCCGGCTTCGCGGCGGAGAACGCCCCCGACCGGGCCCGCTTCGTCCAGGCGCTCGAGGTCGGGCTCTCCCCTGCCGACGACGCCTTCCTCGAGGGTGTGCTGGACGACCGACGCAAGGAGGTCCGGCAGGCCGCCGTCGCGTTGCTGCGCCAGCTGCCCGAGTCCGGACTGCGCCGCCGGATGACCGGGCGGGCGACGGCGTGCGTCCGCCTCGACCCGGGCGAGAAGGCGCTGACCGTCGACCCACCACAGGACTGCGACCCGGCGATGCGCCGGGACGGGGTGGACCCGCAGGCACCGCGCGGCATCGGGGCGCGGGCCTGGCTGCTGGAACAGGTGGTCGCCGGCACCCCGCTGGCCGTCTGGACCGTCGCCCTCGGCCGGTCACCGGCCGAGCTGGTGGCGCTGGCCGTCGCCGACGACTGGGGTCCGGCGCTGCGCCGGGGCTGGGCCCGGGCCGCCGTCGAGGCCCGGGCCGCCGACTGGGCGGACGCGCTGGTCGCCGCCAGCCCGGCCAACCGGCGGGGCCGGGACCGACTCCCGGACGACCTGCTGTGGCAGCTCTACGAGGTGCTGCCCGCCGACCGGCTCAGCGGTCTGGTCACCGACGCCCTGCACACCGACGCGGCCCGGGCCAACCGCCTGCTGGCCATGCTCGCCCACGACTGGTCCGCCGAGCTCTCCGCCACGGTGGCCGACACCGTCGGCGCCTGGGCCCGCGACCAGGGGCGGAACAGCTGGTACCTGTCCGAACTGTGCCGGATCACCGGCACCGCCGCGACGCCCGCCCTGGCCGACCGGTTCCACCGCCTCGCCGACCAGCTCGCCGGCGACGGCGCCGACACCGCCCGGGTACGGGCCGTCGCGCAACTGGCCGCCGTCCTCGCCTTCCGCTTTGAGATGCACAAGGAGTTCACATGA
- a CDS encoding DUF5682 family protein translates to MPEQLYGIRHHGPGSARAVVAALAEQRPDILLVEGPPEAEELLRWVADERLEPPVALLGYATDDPRRAGFWPFAVFSPEWQAIRWAVEHGVPVRFFDLPYAYRLAEPQPDAGAEPSDDPEPGDRPELNDGPNTNGRPEPSGGPGPSGGPDPIGGPEPGSAPGAEAGPEAEAGTDDPPPRRPVDPIAELAAAAGYDDPERWWEDVVEHRGAPAFTAIAEAMTAIRDGAPEDPDDLLREAHMRTVLRQVRRSHDNIAVVCGAWHVPALARKVPASADNALLKGRRKAKVTFTWVPWTYGRLASWQGYAAGVRSPGWYHHLFTSENEVVVRWLVAAAGVLREEGVPASSAHVIEAARLAETLATLRGRPLAGLTELTDASAAVLCEGDPLRLELIGRRLVVGERLGGVPDDMPAVPLARDLAAQQRTLRLKPEALERPLDLDLRRDNDLARSRLLHRLRMLGVPWGELDQRQRSTGTFREQWRLRWQPEFAVRLVEASAHGTTVVSAATAAVATAAREADSLAEVTALVEVCLLADLTDAYPPVLRALDTRAALDADVAHLMAAIPPLVRTLRYGDVRRSELGGLSSVTTGLLARVRAGLPAAVSALAEEAARELRGHLDAVHAAVNLLDDDPRERWLDTLASVADRDDLHGLLAGRLVRLLHDAGRLERAEVRRRMGLPLTAGVAPADGAAWVEGFLGGGGLLLVHDDALLSLVDEWLAAVPADSFTEVLPLLRRTFGSFAAGERRAIGDRVAHRGAAVDRRPTADLDHDRAAAVLPTLGILLGREIR, encoded by the coding sequence ATGCCTGAGCAGCTCTACGGCATCCGCCACCACGGTCCCGGGTCCGCCCGGGCGGTGGTGGCGGCCCTGGCCGAGCAACGCCCCGACATCCTGCTGGTGGAGGGCCCACCGGAGGCCGAGGAGCTGCTGCGCTGGGTGGCCGACGAGCGGCTGGAGCCGCCGGTCGCCCTGCTCGGGTACGCCACCGACGACCCGCGCCGGGCCGGGTTCTGGCCGTTCGCTGTCTTCTCGCCGGAGTGGCAGGCGATCCGGTGGGCGGTCGAGCACGGGGTGCCGGTGCGCTTCTTCGACCTGCCGTACGCGTACCGCCTCGCCGAGCCGCAGCCGGACGCCGGAGCGGAACCGAGTGACGACCCGGAACCGGGTGACAGACCGGAATTGAACGACGGCCCTAACACGAACGGCAGGCCGGAACCGAGCGGCGGACCCGGGCCGAGCGGCGGACCCGATCCGATAGGCGGCCCGGAGCCGGGCAGCGCCCCGGGGGCGGAGGCCGGACCGGAGGCAGAGGCGGGCACCGACGACCCGCCGCCCCGACGGCCGGTCGACCCGATCGCGGAGTTGGCCGCCGCTGCGGGCTACGACGACCCGGAACGCTGGTGGGAGGACGTGGTCGAGCACCGGGGCGCTCCGGCGTTCACCGCGATCGCCGAGGCGATGACCGCGATCCGCGACGGTGCGCCGGAGGACCCCGACGACCTGCTCCGCGAGGCGCACATGCGCACCGTCCTGCGGCAGGTGCGGCGCAGCCACGACAACATCGCCGTGGTCTGCGGCGCCTGGCACGTGCCGGCGCTGGCCCGGAAGGTGCCGGCCAGCGCCGACAACGCCCTGCTCAAGGGCCGCCGTAAGGCGAAGGTCACCTTCACCTGGGTGCCCTGGACGTACGGTCGGCTGGCCTCCTGGCAGGGCTACGCGGCGGGGGTCCGCTCCCCCGGCTGGTACCACCACCTGTTCACCTCGGAGAACGAGGTGGTCGTCCGGTGGCTGGTCGCCGCCGCCGGGGTGCTCCGGGAGGAGGGGGTGCCCGCTTCCTCGGCGCACGTCATCGAGGCGGCCCGGCTGGCCGAGACGCTGGCCACGCTGCGCGGCCGACCGCTGGCCGGGCTGACCGAACTGACCGACGCCAGCGCGGCGGTGCTCTGCGAGGGTGACCCGCTGCGCCTGGAGCTGATCGGCCGGCGGCTGGTGGTGGGCGAGCGGCTCGGCGGCGTACCGGACGACATGCCGGCGGTGCCGCTGGCCCGCGACCTCGCCGCGCAGCAGCGGACCCTGCGGCTCAAGCCGGAGGCCCTGGAACGCCCGTTGGACCTCGACCTGCGCCGCGACAACGACCTTGCCCGCAGTCGGCTGCTGCACCGGCTACGGATGTTGGGCGTGCCGTGGGGCGAGTTGGACCAGCGGCAGCGGAGCACCGGCACCTTCCGGGAGCAGTGGCGGCTGCGCTGGCAGCCGGAGTTCGCGGTACGGCTGGTCGAGGCGAGTGCCCACGGCACCACCGTGGTGTCCGCCGCCACCGCTGCGGTGGCCACCGCCGCCCGCGAGGCCGACAGCCTCGCCGAGGTCACCGCCCTGGTGGAGGTCTGCCTGCTGGCCGACCTCACCGACGCCTATCCCCCGGTGCTGCGGGCGCTGGACACCCGGGCGGCCCTGGACGCCGACGTGGCGCACCTGATGGCGGCGATCCCACCGCTGGTCCGCACGTTGCGCTACGGCGACGTCCGCCGCAGCGAGCTGGGCGGGTTGTCCTCGGTGACCACCGGGCTGCTGGCCCGGGTCCGCGCCGGCCTGCCCGCCGCGGTTAGCGCCCTGGCCGAGGAGGCGGCCCGGGAGCTGCGGGGGCACCTGGACGCGGTGCACGCCGCAGTGAACCTGCTCGACGACGACCCGCGGGAACGCTGGCTGGACACCCTCGCGTCGGTCGCCGACCGGGACGACCTGCACGGCCTGCTCGCCGGCCGGCTGGTCCGGCTGCTGCACGACGCGGGCCGGCTGGAACGTGCCGAGGTGCGCCGTCGGATGGGCCTGCCGTTGACCGCCGGGGTGGCCCCGGCCGACGGAGCCGCCTGGGTGGAGGGTTTCCTCGGTGGCGGCGGGCTGCTGCTGGTGCACGACGACGCGCTGCTGTCGCTGGTGGACGAGTGGCTGGCCGCCGTTCCCGCCGACTCGTTCACCGAGGTCCTGCCCCTGCTGCGGCGGACCTTCGGCAGCTTCGCCGCCGGCGAGCGCCGGGCCATCGGCGACCGGGTCGCGCACCGAGGTGCCGCAGTGGACCGACGGCCGACGGCCGACCTCGACCACGACCGGGCGGCGGCGGTCCTGCCCACGCTCGGCATCCTGCTCGGACGGGAGATCCGATGA